The Gemmatimonadaceae bacterium genome includes the window CTTGTGCTCCGGGATGCCGAACAGCAGCACGCCGCCCACGCCGGCCGCGGCGGCCGCGGCGGCCTCGCGCACGAGCTCATCCACGGAGAGTTGCGCCACGCCGGGCATCGAGTCCACAGGCACGCGCACCCGGTGGCCGGGGCGCACGAACATCGGGAGCACGAGCTGCGACGCCGACAGGTGCGTCTCGCGCACCAGACGCCTCAGGGGCGCGGTGCGACGCAGGCGCCGCGGACGGTACTCGGGAAACATGGCCATGCGATCATCCTGCGTTCTGGGGACGCGATCGCCGGTGGCGCCGCGCCCGCCTGGGAATCACTCCGGTTGCGGCGACGGCAGATGCTGCGCCCGCCGCAGCCCCTCCAGAATCTCCGTCGCCCCTTCGCCGCGCAGCTGATTGGCCAGCCGCACGCCACACAGCTCGGGGTCGGCCTCGTCGAGCACGATCTCGCCGCGCACCACGCGGCGGCCGTCGAGGTCGGCGATCAGGCCGTGCAGCACGAACCCGCCGCCGCGCGGCATCACCAACGCGCCGATCGGCACCTGGCACCCGCCCTCGAGCGCGCCCAGGAACGCGCGTTCGGCGCGCACGTCGGTCATCGTGCGGGCGTCGTTGAGCGCGCCCGCGAGCTCGCGCAGGCGCGCGTCGTCGCCGCGGATCTGGATCGCGATCGCGCCCTGCCCCGGCGCCGGCAGCCAGTCGGGCGCGTCGAGCACCGCGGTGATGCGCTGCGCGACGCCCAGACGGTGCAGGCCGGCGGCGGCGAGAATGGCCGCGTGCACGCTGCCCGCGTCCACCTTCTTGATCCGCGTGGGAACGTTGCCCCGCAGCTCGACGATATCGAGATCGCGGCGCCGCGCCGCGAGTTGTGCCCGCCGCCGCAGGCTCGACGTGCCCACCCGCGAGCCGCGCGGCAACTCGTCCAGCGACTCGGCCTGGATCACGTCGCCGATCACCAGCACGTCGCGCGGGTCCTCGCGCCGGAGCACGGCGCCGATCGCCAGCCCGTCGGGCGATTCGGTGGGCAGATCCTTGAGCGAGTGCACGCAGCAGTCCACCTTGCCCTTGCCGAGCGCGTGCTCGAGTTCCATGGTGAACAGGCCCTTGGCGCCGATGGCGCTGAGCGGCTCGTCGAGTTTCTTGTCGCCCACCGTCTTGAACGTCACCAGCTCGGCGGCCACGCCGCGTCCCTCGAGCAGCCCCTTCACCAGGTTGGCCTGGTAGAGGGCCAGATCGGAGGACCGTGTGGCGATGCGAATCGGGGTCTGAGTGGCCATTGGGGAATGGACGGGGAGTCGCGCGTTCTGAAATGTAGCCGCGCTCAGCGCCGGGAGGCGACCACGGCCGTCACCAGCCCGTCCAGCGTGGACGGATCGGCCTCCGAGCGCACCGTGAGCCCCAGCGCGCGCACCACGGCCGACGTGGCGGGGCCGATCGTGGCGATTCCCGCGCGCGCCGCCGCGTCGGCCCCCACCGCGTCCACGAACGCGCGCACCGACGACCCGGCCGTGAACGTGACCACGTCGATCTCGCCGCGCAGCAGCCGCTCGCGCATCGCCGCGGCGCCCTCGACATTGGGGGCGGATCGGTAGAGCGCGATCACGTCCACCGTCGCGCCCAGCGTCCGCAGCCCCTCGGGAAGCACATCGCGCGCGCCCGCCGCCGCGAGGTAGAGCACGCGGCGGCCCCGGACGTCGTCCCGCGCCCCGAGCGTCTCCAACAGCCCCTCGGCCACGAACCGGGGCGGGACCACGTCCACCGCGATGCCCAACGCCTGGAGCGCGCCCGCCGTGGCGGGGCCCACCACCGCCACGCGCCGGCCCGCCATGGGCCGCGCATCGCGCCCCGCGTCGTGCAGCGCCTTCCAGAACATCTGCACGGCGTTCTGGCTGGTGAACAGCACCCAGTCGTACCGGGCGAGATCCGCGATCGCGGCCCGCACCGGCGCCGCATCCAGCGGCTCGATGCGCGTGGCCGGCATCTCGACCACGTCGGCCCCGAGCGCGGTCAGCGCGGTCGTGAACGACGAGGCCGCCTGCGCGGCGCGCGTGACCACCACGCGGACGCCGGACAGGGACGCCGCGCCGCGTGCCTCGGGATGATCGCTGCCGGGCCTGGTCATGCGCCGATCGAGACTCGTGCGAGGGGATCGGATGAAGATACCCCACGGGCGCGACCATGCGACACTCGCGTCCGCACCTTGCCTCGCCCCCCGCCAATCCGCAGTATCAACTGCCCCTCCGGATCCCCGTCGATCGTGCCCGCGTCGTCCCGTCTCACCGGCCATTCTCCATGACTGATATCTCCGTCCTCCTCCAGGAGAACCGCAAGTTCCCGCCGCCGCGATCCTTCGCCGCCACGGCCGTCGTCTCCGACCCCGCGGTCTACGAGCGCGCGGCCCGCGACATCCCGGCCTACTGGGCCGACCAGGCGCGCGCGGTGGAGTGGATGGAGCCCTATCGGACGGTGCTCGAGTGGACGCCGCCCCACGCCCAGTGGTTCCTGGGCGGCAAGCTCAACGCGTCGGTGAACTGCGTGGACCGCCACGTGCGCGGGGAGCGCCGCAACAAGGCGGCCCTCATCTGGGAAGGCGAGCCCGGGGACCGCCGCACGCTCACGTACTGGGATCTGTACGTCGAGGTCAACAAGTTCGCCAACGTGCTCAAGTCGCTGGGCGTCGCGCGCGGCGACCGCGTGGCGATCTATCTGCCGATGATTCCCGAAGCCGTGATCGCGATGCTCGCCTGCGCGCGCATCGGCGCGCCGCATTCGGTGGTGTTCGGCGGGTTCTCGCCGGAGTCGCTGCGCGACCGCATCAACGACGCCGAGTGCAAGCTGCTCATCACGGCCGACGGCGGCTACCGTCGCGGCGGGATCGTGCCGCTCAAGCGCAACTGCGACAAGGCGCTCGAGGAGACGCCGTCCATCCAGAACGTGGTCGTGGTGCAGCGCCGCCCCGGCGCCGGCGGCGACGAAGCGTTCGCCGACATGAAGGAAGGGCGCGATCACTGGTGGCACCGCCTCATGCGCACGGCCAGCCAGTGGTGCGAGCCCGAGGCGATGGACGCCGAGGACGTGCTGTACATCCTGTACACGTCGGGCACCACGGGGAAGCCCAAGGGCATCGTGCACACCACCGGCGGCTACCTGGTGGGATGCACCACCACGACCAAGGAAGTGTTCGATCTCAAGGAAGCGGACGTCTTCTGGTGCACCGCCGACGTGGGCTGGGTGACCGGGCACTCGTATCTCACCTACGGCCCGCTCTCCAACGGCGCCACCTGCGTGATGTACGAAGGCGCCCCGGACTGGCCCGAGAAGGACCGCTTCTGGGAGATCTGCGAGAAGTACGGCGTGACCATCCTGTACACCGCGCCCACTGCCATCCGCGCGTTCATGAAATGGGGCGCGCAGCATCCCGCCGGGCACGACCTGTCGCAGTTGCGGCTGCTGGGCTCGGTGGGCGAGCCGATCAATCCCGAAGCGTGGATGTGGTACCACAAGCACATCGGCCACGAGCGGTGTCCGATCGTCGATACGTGGTGGCAGACCGAGACGGGGGCGATCGTCATCTCGCCGCTCCCCGGCCTCACCGAAACCAAGCCCGGCAGCGCCACGCAGCCGCTGCCGGGCTACGCCGCGGCGCTGCTCGACGCGGAGGGCCGGCCCATTCCCGTGGGCGGCGGCCTGCTGGCGCTCACGCATCCGTGGCCGTCCATGCTCCGCACCATCTGGGGCGACGACGACCGATACGTGAGCACGTACTTCACCAAGTGGCCGGGCCGCCCCGATCTGTATTTCCCGGGCGACGGCGTGAAGCGCGATGCCGAGGGCTACTACGTGATCCTCGGCCGCGTGGACGACGTGCTCAACGTGGCCGGCCACCGCATCGGCACCATGGAAGTGGAATCGGCGCTCGTGGAACACCCCGCGGTGGCCGAGGCCGCCGTGGTCGGCAAGACGCACGAACTCAAGGGGCAGGCCCTGGCGGCCTTCGTCACCCTGCGCGAAGGCTTCAAGCCCTCAGCGGCGCTGCACGACGAGTTGCGCGAATTCGTGGCCGAGAAGATCGGCGCCATCGCTAAACCCGACGACGTGCTGTTCTCAGCCGATCTGCCCAAGACACGGTCGGGCAAGATCATGCGGCGGCTGCTGCGCGACATCGCCGAGGGCCGCGCGCTCGGCGACACGACGACGCTGGCCGATCCCGGCGTGGTGGCGAAGTTGAAGGAGCAGTACGAGTCGATCGAGAGCTAGCACGGCCCCGCGCTACTCGCCGATCACGGGGCGCGGCTGGTCGCGAAAGTCGAGCACGGAGAGCACGAACAACACGGCGACGATGCTGGCCGACCCCACGCACCAACGGCAGATGGCGTGGATGCGGAAGAGCTCGAGGTAGGTGAGCCACCCGCTGAAGATCACGCCCCAGCCGGTGAGCCCCACGAGCGCCAGCGACAGGCGGCGGTCGGCGGCGAACTGCTCCTGGGCGGCGGCCATCGCGACCACGAAGATGAGCGCGTAGTAGGCCACCCCCCACACCGCCACGTGCACGCCGAACAGCATGGACCACCGGCTGGTCTGCACGATCTCGCAATCACCGCTGCCGCAAGCCAGCGTGCCGATGATGCCCATGTCGTGCAGGGTGAGGTAGGCCGCCAGCAGGGTGCCGAGCAGGGCCAGCACCGCCAACGTCATGCGTTTTGTCATTTCTTTGCGGCGGCCTTGGCGGCGGCGGCCTTGGCGGCGATCGCCTCTTCGACGTTGGCCCGGAATTGATCGAACGTCTCATAGCCGCCGATCACCTTGCTCCCGAACACGAAGGTGGGCGTCTGATCCACCTGGCGGTTCTGCGCCTCGGTGGCGTTCGCCTGGATCTGGGCCTGGTACTTCTTGGCGGCGATGCATGCCGCGTACTGATCCATGTTCAGGCCCACGCCCTTGGCGATGCCCGAGAGCACCTTGTTGGGATCGTTGGTGGCCTCGGTGTTCCAGCTGTCCTGATAGTTGTAGATCGCGTCGTGCATGGGCCAGAACTTGCCCTGGTCCGCGGCGCACCAGGCGGCCCGATGGGCATACCACGTGTTGGCGTGCATCGGCAGCGGGAAGTCCATGAACCGGATGGCCACCACGCCCGAGTCGATCAGGTGGGTGCGCACGTCTGGCTCGGTGAGCGTGGCGAACTGCCCGCACGCCGGGCACTCGAAATCGGCGAACTCGATGACCTCGAGCTTGGCGCTGTCGCTTCCTTCGAGGTGCCCCATGGCGGTGAGCTTGGGCAGCGTGCTGTCCCACTCCGCCGCCGCCTGCTTGGGCCTGGCCGAAAGGTAGGAAAGGGCGCCGATGCCGACCACGGCGATGACGCCGATCAGGATGTAGAATCCGCGCATCGCCGGGCTGGTCTTGGCGGCCTTCACCGCGCCGGCGCGCTTGCGTCCTGGGTTCGCTTGCTTCTTGGCCATGTGATATTGGGGTTCCTCGGCTTGGGCCGCCGGTAGGCAGGGCGCCGCGCCCGCGGTGCCGTTGCGTCAAAGCTAGACCTGGCCCGTTGGGCCACGCAAGCAATTCGGCCCCCTCGGGACCTGGCGATTCTCGCCTTCCGGCGGCCCTGCAAACACTTGCCGCCAGCGATCCGTATACAAATTGACGGCCGCGGTACACGGAGGCTCGTCATTCATTAGATTACGGGTGCACCATTTCTTTCACTTTTACCTGGATAAATGGCCAAGACCAAGCAACGGCGGGGCGCGCTTTCATCGCCCAATACGCCGAGTCCATTCGAGGAAGCTCGCGACGAACTGTTCCAACACATCATGCGGTGTGACGTGAGCGGCTCCGAGCCGGAGCACCAGCAGGAATGGTTTGACGACACCATGAAGTACATGGTCGAGCGGTACCCGGAGCTGGCCGAAGGGGATTTCGAGGAGTTGAAGAAGCTCGGGCTGCGATTTGCCCAGCCGCCGAAATCCAATACGCCCGCCGATGAAGCTGGAGCCGCGAACGCGGCGTGACCGCGCAGTGAGCGGTTGGCGGTACGCGGTACTCAGTCGCAGCCATCAGTTGGGCGTGCCCCACGCCAGCTGATGGCTTTCAGGTGTCCGCGGCGCACCGACTGCCGCAGGCGGCGGCGTTCACCCGTTGCCCGCTGGTTCCCGATCTCATCGCCACAAGCTGTCTGACCGGCGCAGGACGATGCCCAGCCGGAGGCCGCCGCCCAGCCCGAGTTGGTACGCCACGCGCGTGCCGTGCGTGAGCGGCCCCTCGAAGTCGAGCGCCCCCACGAGGTAGGGCCGCACCTTGTCGCCGGCCTCGTACCGCGCGCTCACCCCACCGGCCAGCGACAGCCCCCAGCGCTCGCGCCCGAACGGATCGAGCAGCACGCGCATGAGCGCATCCACGCGGCCGGCGCCCACCAGCGCGTGGTTGCGGTCCACCGCGCCGGCCCCGGCGTCGAGTTCCAGCCGCTGATAGTAGCCGGCGCCGAGATTCACCCCCGCGCCCAGTTGGACGGAATACGGGCCGGGGCCCAGCACGTCGGCGCGGAATTCCGGGCGCGGCGCGATGCGCTGGGCGCCGGCGGGCGCGGTCCACACCGTGGCGAGCGCCACGAGCGCCACGAGCGCCGCCGCGACACGGCTCATCGCACCCTGCCGCGCCACAGCGCGAACGTGTAGTCGGCGACGGCCCACAGGGACGTCGCGAGCACGGCGGCGAGCAGCGCGCGCACCCAGCCCGGCCGCACCATGATCGCCACGAAGGTGAGGAGTTGCAGCGAGGTCACGATCTTGCCCAGCCACCGGGCGCGGAACTCCACCGGCCGCAACCACGGGATGATGCGCGCCACGAGGAATCCCACGGCGGTCATCAGGTCGCGGAAGATGATGATGAAGTAGCCCGCGGTGCCGATCGCTCCGGTGAACAGAAACGTGGAGATGGCCACGAGCACGAACACGCGGTCGGCGAATGCGTCGAGGAGGGCCCCCCACGAGCTGGTGACCTGCGCGCGGCGCGCGATGTACCCGTCGAGGAAATCGGTGACGGCGGCCAGGCCGATCAGCGCGATGCGGGTCTCCGTCGCATCGCTGCCCACGAAGGCCCCGGCCATGAGAAGCCGCGAGAACGAGATCCAATTGGGGAGGTGGTTGAGCCCCCGCCGAGCGTGCATGGCCCAAAAGCTACCGCCCGCCCCCCGTGCTTGCCACCGCTCCATGCGCGACCTAGCTTGCCACTTCCGCCCAGTTTCCCGAGGTCCGGATGTCGGAAGTCATCGAGCTCTTGCGCCACGTGACGATCTTCAA containing:
- the acs gene encoding acetate--CoA ligase, with protein sequence MTDISVLLQENRKFPPPRSFAATAVVSDPAVYERAARDIPAYWADQARAVEWMEPYRTVLEWTPPHAQWFLGGKLNASVNCVDRHVRGERRNKAALIWEGEPGDRRTLTYWDLYVEVNKFANVLKSLGVARGDRVAIYLPMIPEAVIAMLACARIGAPHSVVFGGFSPESLRDRINDAECKLLITADGGYRRGGIVPLKRNCDKALEETPSIQNVVVVQRRPGAGGDEAFADMKEGRDHWWHRLMRTASQWCEPEAMDAEDVLYILYTSGTTGKPKGIVHTTGGYLVGCTTTTKEVFDLKEADVFWCTADVGWVTGHSYLTYGPLSNGATCVMYEGAPDWPEKDRFWEICEKYGVTILYTAPTAIRAFMKWGAQHPAGHDLSQLRLLGSVGEPINPEAWMWYHKHIGHERCPIVDTWWQTETGAIVISPLPGLTETKPGSATQPLPGYAAALLDAEGRPIPVGGGLLALTHPWPSMLRTIWGDDDRYVSTYFTKWPGRPDLYFPGDGVKRDAEGYYVILGRVDDVLNVAGHRIGTMEVESALVEHPAVAEAAVVGKTHELKGQALAAFVTLREGFKPSAALHDELREFVAEKIGAIAKPDDVLFSADLPKTRSGKIMRRLLRDIAEGRALGDTTTLADPGVVAKLKEQYESIES
- a CDS encoding CDP-alcohol phosphatidyltransferase family protein, giving the protein MHARRGLNHLPNWISFSRLLMAGAFVGSDATETRIALIGLAAVTDFLDGYIARRAQVTSSWGALLDAFADRVFVLVAISTFLFTGAIGTAGYFIIIFRDLMTAVGFLVARIIPWLRPVEFRARWLGKIVTSLQLLTFVAIMVRPGWVRALLAAVLATSLWAVADYTFALWRGRVR
- a CDS encoding uroporphyrinogen-III synthase, whose product is MTRPGSDHPEARGAASLSGVRVVVTRAAQAASSFTTALTALGADVVEMPATRIEPLDAAPVRAAIADLARYDWVLFTSQNAVQMFWKALHDAGRDARPMAGRRVAVVGPATAGALQALGIAVDVVPPRFVAEGLLETLGARDDVRGRRVLYLAAAGARDVLPEGLRTLGATVDVIALYRSAPNVEGAAAMRERLLRGEIDVVTFTAGSSVRAFVDAVGADAAARAGIATIGPATSAVVRALGLTVRSEADPSTLDGLVTAVVASRR
- a CDS encoding thioredoxin domain-containing protein, producing the protein MAKKQANPGRKRAGAVKAAKTSPAMRGFYILIGVIAVVGIGALSYLSARPKQAAAEWDSTLPKLTAMGHLEGSDSAKLEVIEFADFECPACGQFATLTEPDVRTHLIDSGVVAIRFMDFPLPMHANTWYAHRAAWCAADQGKFWPMHDAIYNYQDSWNTEATNDPNKVLSGIAKGVGLNMDQYAACIAAKKYQAQIQANATEAQNRQVDQTPTFVFGSKVIGGYETFDQFRANVEEAIAAKAAAAKAAAKK
- the hemC gene encoding hydroxymethylbilane synthase gives rise to the protein MATQTPIRIATRSSDLALYQANLVKGLLEGRGVAAELVTFKTVGDKKLDEPLSAIGAKGLFTMELEHALGKGKVDCCVHSLKDLPTESPDGLAIGAVLRREDPRDVLVIGDVIQAESLDELPRGSRVGTSSLRRRAQLAARRRDLDIVELRGNVPTRIKKVDAGSVHAAILAAAGLHRLGVAQRITAVLDAPDWLPAPGQGAIAIQIRGDDARLRELAGALNDARTMTDVRAERAFLGALEGGCQVPIGALVMPRGGGFVLHGLIADLDGRRVVRGEIVLDEADPELCGVRLANQLRGEGATEILEGLRRAQHLPSPQPE
- a CDS encoding vitamin K epoxide reductase family protein; the protein is MTKRMTLAVLALLGTLLAAYLTLHDMGIIGTLACGSGDCEIVQTSRWSMLFGVHVAVWGVAYYALIFVVAMAAAQEQFAADRRLSLALVGLTGWGVIFSGWLTYLELFRIHAICRWCVGSASIVAVLFVLSVLDFRDQPRPVIGE